One region of Eretmochelys imbricata isolate rEreImb1 chromosome 2, rEreImb1.hap1, whole genome shotgun sequence genomic DNA includes:
- the C2H7orf25 gene encoding UPF0415 protein C7orf25 homolog isoform X1, producing the protein MTVFRGSSCCCTGGRSLARAAGLIPPTLRNNVVNMSVPSLLCERIAVAKELMKRAESLSRSQKGGIEGGAKLCSKLKAELKFLHRVEAGKVAIKESHLQSTNLTHLRAIIESAENLEEVVSVLHVFAYEDCFGEKQTLVVDVVANGGHTWVKAIGRKAEALHNIWLGRGQYGDKSIIEQAEDFLQASRQQPVQYSNPHIIFAFYNSVSSPMAERLKEMGISVRGDVVAVNSLAEHLTEEGHLSASESDEESSELLQVTRVDRENLVASIAFPTEIKVDVCNRVNLDITTLITYVSSLSYGGCHFIFKEKVLTEQAAQERKERVLPQLEDFMKGKELFACESAVKDFQSILETLGGPGEKDRAISLMKRINVVPDQPSDRALRLVASSKINSRSLAIFGTGDTLKAITMTANSGFVRAAANQGVKFSVLIHQPRALTESKESVATPLPKNCAADSGL; encoded by the exons ATGACTGTGTTTAggggaagcagctgctgctgcaccggGGGAAGAAGCCTGGCCCGTGCCGCGGGGCTGATCCCCCCCACTCTCAG AAATAATGTTGTCAACATGTCTGTGCCGTCATTGCTTTGTGAGAGAATCGCTGTGGCTAAGGAATTAATGAAGAGAGCAGAATCCCTTTCCAGATCACAGAAAGGAGGTATAGAAGGTGGAGCAAAGCTATGCAGCAAATTGAAGGCTGAGCTGAAATTCTTGCACAGGGTGGAGGCGGGGAAGGTGGCTATTAAGGAGTCCCATTTGCAGAGTACCAATCTCACACACCTCCGAGCCATAATTGAGTCAGCAGAGAACCTGGAGGAGGTCGTCAGTGTCCTTCATGTCTTTGCTTATGAAGACTGCTTTGGAGAAAAGCAAACGCTGGTGGTAGATGTTGTTGCAAATGGTGGCCACACTTGGGTGAAAGCAATTGGTCGAAAAGCTGAAGCTCTTCACAATATTTGGCTGGGCCGGGGCCAGTATGGCGACAAAAGCATCATTGAGCAGGCAGAGGACTTCCTGCAAGCAAGCCGTCAGCAACCAGTGCAATACAGCAACCCCCATATTATCTTTGCTTTTTATAATAGTGTGTCCAGTCCTATGGCAGAGAGGCTGAAAGAGATGGGCATATCTGTGCGGGGAGATGTAGTTGCTGTTAACTCTTTGGCAGAGCATTTGACTGAAGAGGGACACCTAAGTGCCAGCGAATCTGATGAAGAAAGCTCTGAGCTCCTGCAGGTGACCAGAGTAGACCGGGAGAATTTAGTAGCCAGCATTGCTTTTCCTACAGAGATCAAAGTAGATGTGTGCAATAGGGTTAACTTGGACATCACTACTTTAATTACATATGTCTCTTCCCTTAGCTATGGTGGCTGTCACTTTATCTTTAAGGAGAAAGTGTTAACGGAGCAGGCAGcacaggaaaggaaggagagagtCCTGCCTCAGTTGGAGGATTTCATGAAGGGCAAGGAGCTGTTCGCTTGTGAATCTGCAGTCAAAGATTTTCAGTCAATCTTAGAAACTCTAGGAGGACCTGGGGAGAAAGATCGAGCCATCTCTCTCATGAAAAGAATTAATGTGGTGCCAGACCAGCCCTCTGACCGTGCCTTAAGACTAGTGGCTAGTTCAAAAATCAATAGCCGCTCTCTAGCCATCTTTGGGACAGGAGACACTTTAAAAGCCATCACGATGACCGCAAACAGCGGTTTTGTTAGGGCAGCAGCTAACCAAGGGGTTAAGTTTAGCGTGCTTATCCATCAGCCAAGGGCACTGACCGAAAGCAAAGAGTCTGTTGCCACACCTTTACCAAAGAACTGCGCAGCCGATAGTGGGCTCTGA
- the C2H7orf25 gene encoding UPF0415 protein C7orf25 homolog isoform X2 has product MKNNVVNMSVPSLLCERIAVAKELMKRAESLSRSQKGGIEGGAKLCSKLKAELKFLHRVEAGKVAIKESHLQSTNLTHLRAIIESAENLEEVVSVLHVFAYEDCFGEKQTLVVDVVANGGHTWVKAIGRKAEALHNIWLGRGQYGDKSIIEQAEDFLQASRQQPVQYSNPHIIFAFYNSVSSPMAERLKEMGISVRGDVVAVNSLAEHLTEEGHLSASESDEESSELLQVTRVDRENLVASIAFPTEIKVDVCNRVNLDITTLITYVSSLSYGGCHFIFKEKVLTEQAAQERKERVLPQLEDFMKGKELFACESAVKDFQSILETLGGPGEKDRAISLMKRINVVPDQPSDRALRLVASSKINSRSLAIFGTGDTLKAITMTANSGFVRAAANQGVKFSVLIHQPRALTESKESVATPLPKNCAADSGL; this is encoded by the exons ATGAA AAATAATGTTGTCAACATGTCTGTGCCGTCATTGCTTTGTGAGAGAATCGCTGTGGCTAAGGAATTAATGAAGAGAGCAGAATCCCTTTCCAGATCACAGAAAGGAGGTATAGAAGGTGGAGCAAAGCTATGCAGCAAATTGAAGGCTGAGCTGAAATTCTTGCACAGGGTGGAGGCGGGGAAGGTGGCTATTAAGGAGTCCCATTTGCAGAGTACCAATCTCACACACCTCCGAGCCATAATTGAGTCAGCAGAGAACCTGGAGGAGGTCGTCAGTGTCCTTCATGTCTTTGCTTATGAAGACTGCTTTGGAGAAAAGCAAACGCTGGTGGTAGATGTTGTTGCAAATGGTGGCCACACTTGGGTGAAAGCAATTGGTCGAAAAGCTGAAGCTCTTCACAATATTTGGCTGGGCCGGGGCCAGTATGGCGACAAAAGCATCATTGAGCAGGCAGAGGACTTCCTGCAAGCAAGCCGTCAGCAACCAGTGCAATACAGCAACCCCCATATTATCTTTGCTTTTTATAATAGTGTGTCCAGTCCTATGGCAGAGAGGCTGAAAGAGATGGGCATATCTGTGCGGGGAGATGTAGTTGCTGTTAACTCTTTGGCAGAGCATTTGACTGAAGAGGGACACCTAAGTGCCAGCGAATCTGATGAAGAAAGCTCTGAGCTCCTGCAGGTGACCAGAGTAGACCGGGAGAATTTAGTAGCCAGCATTGCTTTTCCTACAGAGATCAAAGTAGATGTGTGCAATAGGGTTAACTTGGACATCACTACTTTAATTACATATGTCTCTTCCCTTAGCTATGGTGGCTGTCACTTTATCTTTAAGGAGAAAGTGTTAACGGAGCAGGCAGcacaggaaaggaaggagagagtCCTGCCTCAGTTGGAGGATTTCATGAAGGGCAAGGAGCTGTTCGCTTGTGAATCTGCAGTCAAAGATTTTCAGTCAATCTTAGAAACTCTAGGAGGACCTGGGGAGAAAGATCGAGCCATCTCTCTCATGAAAAGAATTAATGTGGTGCCAGACCAGCCCTCTGACCGTGCCTTAAGACTAGTGGCTAGTTCAAAAATCAATAGCCGCTCTCTAGCCATCTTTGGGACAGGAGACACTTTAAAAGCCATCACGATGACCGCAAACAGCGGTTTTGTTAGGGCAGCAGCTAACCAAGGGGTTAAGTTTAGCGTGCTTATCCATCAGCCAAGGGCACTGACCGAAAGCAAAGAGTCTGTTGCCACACCTTTACCAAAGAACTGCGCAGCCGATAGTGGGCTCTGA
- the C2H7orf25 gene encoding UPF0415 protein C7orf25 homolog isoform X3, producing MSVPSLLCERIAVAKELMKRAESLSRSQKGGIEGGAKLCSKLKAELKFLHRVEAGKVAIKESHLQSTNLTHLRAIIESAENLEEVVSVLHVFAYEDCFGEKQTLVVDVVANGGHTWVKAIGRKAEALHNIWLGRGQYGDKSIIEQAEDFLQASRQQPVQYSNPHIIFAFYNSVSSPMAERLKEMGISVRGDVVAVNSLAEHLTEEGHLSASESDEESSELLQVTRVDRENLVASIAFPTEIKVDVCNRVNLDITTLITYVSSLSYGGCHFIFKEKVLTEQAAQERKERVLPQLEDFMKGKELFACESAVKDFQSILETLGGPGEKDRAISLMKRINVVPDQPSDRALRLVASSKINSRSLAIFGTGDTLKAITMTANSGFVRAAANQGVKFSVLIHQPRALTESKESVATPLPKNCAADSGL from the coding sequence ATGTCTGTGCCGTCATTGCTTTGTGAGAGAATCGCTGTGGCTAAGGAATTAATGAAGAGAGCAGAATCCCTTTCCAGATCACAGAAAGGAGGTATAGAAGGTGGAGCAAAGCTATGCAGCAAATTGAAGGCTGAGCTGAAATTCTTGCACAGGGTGGAGGCGGGGAAGGTGGCTATTAAGGAGTCCCATTTGCAGAGTACCAATCTCACACACCTCCGAGCCATAATTGAGTCAGCAGAGAACCTGGAGGAGGTCGTCAGTGTCCTTCATGTCTTTGCTTATGAAGACTGCTTTGGAGAAAAGCAAACGCTGGTGGTAGATGTTGTTGCAAATGGTGGCCACACTTGGGTGAAAGCAATTGGTCGAAAAGCTGAAGCTCTTCACAATATTTGGCTGGGCCGGGGCCAGTATGGCGACAAAAGCATCATTGAGCAGGCAGAGGACTTCCTGCAAGCAAGCCGTCAGCAACCAGTGCAATACAGCAACCCCCATATTATCTTTGCTTTTTATAATAGTGTGTCCAGTCCTATGGCAGAGAGGCTGAAAGAGATGGGCATATCTGTGCGGGGAGATGTAGTTGCTGTTAACTCTTTGGCAGAGCATTTGACTGAAGAGGGACACCTAAGTGCCAGCGAATCTGATGAAGAAAGCTCTGAGCTCCTGCAGGTGACCAGAGTAGACCGGGAGAATTTAGTAGCCAGCATTGCTTTTCCTACAGAGATCAAAGTAGATGTGTGCAATAGGGTTAACTTGGACATCACTACTTTAATTACATATGTCTCTTCCCTTAGCTATGGTGGCTGTCACTTTATCTTTAAGGAGAAAGTGTTAACGGAGCAGGCAGcacaggaaaggaaggagagagtCCTGCCTCAGTTGGAGGATTTCATGAAGGGCAAGGAGCTGTTCGCTTGTGAATCTGCAGTCAAAGATTTTCAGTCAATCTTAGAAACTCTAGGAGGACCTGGGGAGAAAGATCGAGCCATCTCTCTCATGAAAAGAATTAATGTGGTGCCAGACCAGCCCTCTGACCGTGCCTTAAGACTAGTGGCTAGTTCAAAAATCAATAGCCGCTCTCTAGCCATCTTTGGGACAGGAGACACTTTAAAAGCCATCACGATGACCGCAAACAGCGGTTTTGTTAGGGCAGCAGCTAACCAAGGGGTTAAGTTTAGCGTGCTTATCCATCAGCCAAGGGCACTGACCGAAAGCAAAGAGTCTGTTGCCACACCTTTACCAAAGAACTGCGCAGCCGATAGTGGGCTCTGA